In the Candidatus Thermoplasmatota archaeon genome, one interval contains:
- a CDS encoding 4Fe-4S binding protein: protein MENPKAVVHKQKCYACGGCIAVCPQDAITMIAGKAEVEHKKCIRCEICINTCPVAAISWEEE, encoded by the coding sequence ATGGAAAATCCTAAAGCAGTAGTTCATAAACAAAAATGTTACGCTTGCGGCGGATGCATCGCAGTATGCCCACAAGACGCGATCACTATGATTGCTGGGAAAGCAGAGGTTGAACACAAGAAATGTATACGTTGCGAAATATGCATCAATACCTGCCCGGTTGCAGCAATATCCTGGGAGGAGGAATAA
- a CDS encoding DUF99 family protein, whose protein sequence is MKKQIRLLGIDDAPFHFYNHTVPLIGVVMRGGEYLECVLKQEITIDGNDVTPTVIAMILQTKHRQQLKAVLLDGITFGGFNILDIHQVYQTTNLPIITITRDKPNFQKIKKALQTHFSDWKKRYELLKKQTIFEVPTKHNPMFVSYLGLTFDEAKEIIKLSTIRGVIPEPIRVAHIIASGITRGESYGKS, encoded by the coding sequence ATGAAGAAGCAAATACGACTGCTTGGTATCGATGATGCACCGTTCCATTTCTACAACCATACCGTGCCGCTCATCGGTGTTGTAATGCGCGGAGGAGAATATCTCGAATGCGTATTGAAACAAGAAATTACCATCGATGGAAACGATGTAACGCCAACAGTCATTGCAATGATCCTTCAAACAAAACATCGACAGCAGCTCAAAGCAGTTCTGCTCGATGGCATTACCTTTGGTGGATTTAACATTCTCGACATCCACCAGGTTTACCAAACAACGAATCTCCCAATTATAACAATTACTCGAGATAAACCAAATTTCCAGAAGATAAAAAAAGCATTACAGACGCATTTTTCTGACTGGAAAAAAAGATATGAGTTACTCAAAAAGCAAACAATTTTTGAAGTGCCGACCAAGCATAACCCGATGTTTGTTTCTTATCTTGGTCTTACTTTTGATGAGGCAAAAGAAATAATAAAGCTGTCGACGATACGAGGTGTAATACCTGAACCTATCCGAGTTGCACATATTATTGCTTCCGGTATCACCCGAGGTGAATCCTATGGAAAATCCTAA